GGAAACACGCCCGGCACAATGAAATCGGCCCGTTTCAGGGGATTGCGCGCGGGCAAGCTACGGATATGAGCACACGCTACACATATCGCGGGCCCGCCACTGCTGCGGGGATCGTGAGCGCCGTCGGTGGAATCTTCGCACTCGTCGAAGCCGTCTACATCCTGATGCTGCTGCTGCACGCGAATCAGGGCAACGGATTCTTCCGTTTCATCAAATCGCTGGCCGAACCGCTGGCACTGTTCTTCCCGGGGTTGTTCACATTGGACAACGCCGACCTGAACATCATCCTCAACTACGGTCTGGCCGCGATCTTCTGGTTGGTCGTGACCGGCATCATCGCACGACTGGTGGCTCGCATCTAACCGGCCGATTCCGACCGACTCGGTGCGATCGCGCTCAGTGTTCGCGCGGAGTGAGGAACTCCAGCCGGTGGTGGTGGAGGAATTCGAAGGCCGGTGCCCAGTGCCCGGTGAACACGTCGTCCTCGTGGCCGACCGTGCGCACCGACGCATCACCCAGTGTCGGATCCTCGCAGACCACCCTGGCCTCGTGACGGCCCCCACTCACGGGGCCGGTGTCGAGATCGACCGTGCCGTCGGCACCTACCGGCTGCCACGACATATCGAGACCTGCCCCCGCGATACGGCACACGTGACCGGCTTTCTCGCCGGTCACGTGTGCCGTCACGGTATGACCGCCGTGCATGGCGGCCGCGGGCGCCGCCGATGCCGTCGCGGCACCGACGACGAGAATCGCGCCGACCGCACACCCGAGTCCTACGGTGATCCGGTTCATGACGAACCGAGCTTACTGTCGAACATGTAATACGACAACCAGTAGTACCTACTGGCGGACGATCGATATCACGGGATAGTCACCCTGCCGCTCCCGGCCGCCGAGGAAACTCAGCTCCAGCACCACCGCCGCGGCCACCACCTGCGCACCCGCCGCCGCGAACAGTTCGGCCGCCGCGGCCAGCGTCCCGCCGGTGGCCAGCACATCGTCCAGCAGCAGCACCCGCCGGCCCGCCAGATCGATCCCGTTCGCCGGGATCTCCAGCGCCGCGGAACCGTATTCCAGGGTGTATTCGCGCGAAATCACCGGCGGCGGTAGCTTACCCGCCTTGCGCACCGCCACCACGCCCGTGCCGCGAACGGCCGCCACACCCGCGCCGAGCAGGAAACCGCGGGCGTCGATCCCGGCCA
This DNA window, taken from Nocardia sp. BMG111209, encodes the following:
- a CDS encoding adenine phosphoribosyltransferase, translating into MSKHTMTETAETAGERSIRAAAAVERLTRWHDDFPTPGVRFADLTPVFADAVGFHAVIDHLGDVAGDADLVAGIDARGFLLGAGVAAVRGTGVVAVRKAGKLPPPVISREYTLEYGSAALEIPANGIDLAGRRVLLLDDVLATGGTLAAAAELFAAAGAQVVAAAVVLELSFLGGRERQGDYPVISIVRQ